The window CCACTCCTAAGGGGGATGCAAAAGACATGATCTGGTGAGGGCTGAAGCCTTCGCTGTATTTTATATCAATGTCAGCCCTTCTCATGGCCTTCTGGAAGTAACGCATAATATCCAGATGCCCCACGAATTTGACTGGGCCTTGTTTGGAGAATTTAATTCTCAACTTCATAACAGACACCTCCCTTGAAATTCATGGCCCCGCAGCCGGAACACCTTTCCCGGCAGTTGGGGGTGACTTTCTCACTGACGGCATTCTGCCATTCTCTCTTTAAAAATTCTTTTGACACGCCTGCATCAATAAAGTCCCAGGGGAACACTTCCTCTAAATCCCTTTCCCTTACAGTATAAAAATCCGCATCCAGGCGGCAGGTTTCAAAAGCCTTCATCCAGATATCATTTTTAAAATGTTCGGACCAGGAATCGTAAATAGCACCGTTTTTATATACCTCTTCGATCAAAGAGGAGATCTTTCTGTCACCACGGGCCAAAACGCCTTCCAGAACTGTTAAGTCAGCTTCATGGTAATTGTATTTCAGGCTCTTCTGATTCAGCATTTTTTTAAACTTGTCCTTAACAATATAGGCTCTCTCCAAAAATTCCTCTTTTGTGCACATTCTTGCCCACTGGAACGGAGTAAAGGGTTTTGGAACAAAGAAAGAGGAGCTTGCCACTACCTGGACCTTTCCGTTTCTCTGGTCCTTTGGTATTTCATAGTAGATCTCCGCCACTTTTTCCGAAAGCTCTGCGATCCCCTCCATGTCCTCTACGGTTTCCGTAGGCAGTCCCAGCATAAAATAAAGCTTTACCCTGTTCCAGCCGCCGCGGAAGGCTTCGCCTGCTCCTTTTAAGATGATCTCTTCTGTCAGCCCTTTGTTAATTACATCACGAAGTCTCTGAGAGCCGGCTTCCGGAGCAAAGGTCAGGCTGCTTTTTCTGATATCCTGGACCTTGCTCATGACATCAAGGGAAAAGGCATCAATACGAAGAGAGGGCAGGGAAATATTGACCCCTTTGTCCTTAAATTCTTCAATGAGGAAATTCACCAGCCCCTCTAAATGAGTGTAGTCGCTGGAACTTAAGGAGCTAAGGGAAATTTCCTCATGGCCGGTGCTCTTTAACAGCTTGCAGGCGTATTCCTGTAAATATTCCAGGCTGTGTTCCCTTAAAGGCCGGTATACATTTCCTGCCTGGCAGAAACGGCAGCCCCTGATGCAGCCTCTCATGACTTCCAGAACCACCCGGTCCTGAGTCACTTTGATAAAAGGAACCACCGGATTTTCAATGTAGTATGCCTCGTCCATAGTGACGACCAGCTGCTTTGTCACCTTTTCCTTTGCATGGGAATTGTTTGGCTTCATGCTTTCTATGGTGCCGTCTTCCTTGTAGGATACATCATAAAAAGCCGGTATATAGATACCGTCGATCTCCGCCGCCATCTCTAAAAATTCCCGGCGGCTTCCACCTTTCTTCTTATTTTCCTTGTAACGGTCCATGAGTTCAAAATAAACGGTTTCCCCTTCACCGATGTAAAACATATCAAAGAATTCTGCCAATGGTTCAGGATTGTAAGCACACGGTCCCCCGCCTATGATGATAGGATCTTCCTCCGTACGGTCTGCCCAGTGAAGGGGGATCTGTCCCAAATCAAGGACCTGCAGGATATTTGTATAGCACATTTCATATTGAAGAGTGATTCCGATAAAATCAAACACCTTAATGGGATCCTGGGATTCCAGGGCAAAAAGAGGGATCTTCTGCTCCCTCATAATCTGATCCAAGTCTGTCCAGGGAGAAAAAATACGTTCACAGTAAATATCCTCCCTGCGGTTAAACATATCATATAAAATCTGCATCCCTAAGTGGGACATTCCGATTTCATAGACATCGGGGAAACACATGGCAAAACGGATGTCCACCTTTTGAAGATCTTTTACCACTGCGTTTACTTCATTGCCGATATACCTGGCAGGTTTTTCAACCCTTAATAATATTTCATCACTTAATGCTAATTTTCTCATACTTAATTCCTTTTTATTAGTTTGGCCGATACATAAAATACATTTATTCTTCTTCATCAAAAACTTCTTAAGTTTTGTAATCACCTGGTATAAATAAAGAAGTTGTTTTTCAGAAATTATTTAAGCTTCGTCTCCTGATACAAAACATTTACTTCCATACTGGATTGTTCTGTTATGAATAGCCTTGATATTATGATGCCAAGTTTCATTCTCATAAAAAATACTTGTATTATTCATTAGAATTCTTCCCTATGAAGGAGTAACCGAAACATAAACAAAGTTAGTATAGCATACTTCTTGTGGATACTCCATATCTAATTTGCAATCAATGGTTACTTAATCAATTCATCAAACAGGGACCCGGTACCGTTCACATGGTTTTGACTGCCGGACAATATATTCATCCCTCATGAGCACATCATCAGCCATGTGCTGATGAGCTGTGTGGATTGGCATGAAATCGGGCCTTGCACTATTTACAAAACAAAAGAGCATGATTGAACGCTCATGCTCCATTGTCCGTTTCATGTTATATGGATATCAGGTGCTTTCTGTTCTCCAGAAAACAGCATCATTTTCTCCAGGTTCTTTTATCACTTTATCATAGCGGAATGCAGAGAGAAGTATACCTGTTAACAATATGTTGGTAATATGATTTACTTTACCTTCTGATAAATAAGGCAAAACGCAAAAATAGCCAAATTGGTATCCTAAATTGCCCATTATATATAAAGCTGTCTGCAGTGTAATACATAATGCTGCGGGCAAAGCAGTCAGCTGCCCGATCGGATTACGAATTTGCAATGCAATAGAAAAAAGCCAATAACAAATTCCAGACAGAAGTAAAAACAAAAATATTCCAGGGAGCCAGCCATAGGATAAAATAAAATATGCAATCATATAGTTATTGTGGTAATGCTGCGGCAGAATATCTTCCAATACGGGAAGCTCTGCCGGCTCTCTTCTCCATTCACGATTATCAACCCTTATGATC of the Lacrimispora indolis DSM 755 genome contains:
- a CDS encoding TIGR03960 family B12-binding radical SAM protein: MRKLALSDEILLRVEKPARYIGNEVNAVVKDLQKVDIRFAMCFPDVYEIGMSHLGMQILYDMFNRREDIYCERIFSPWTDLDQIMREQKIPLFALESQDPIKVFDFIGITLQYEMCYTNILQVLDLGQIPLHWADRTEEDPIIIGGGPCAYNPEPLAEFFDMFYIGEGETVYFELMDRYKENKKKGGSRREFLEMAAEIDGIYIPAFYDVSYKEDGTIESMKPNNSHAKEKVTKQLVVTMDEAYYIENPVVPFIKVTQDRVVLEVMRGCIRGCRFCQAGNVYRPLREHSLEYLQEYACKLLKSTGHEEISLSSLSSSDYTHLEGLVNFLIEEFKDKGVNISLPSLRIDAFSLDVMSKVQDIRKSSLTFAPEAGSQRLRDVINKGLTEEIILKGAGEAFRGGWNRVKLYFMLGLPTETVEDMEGIAELSEKVAEIYYEIPKDQRNGKVQVVASSSFFVPKPFTPFQWARMCTKEEFLERAYIVKDKFKKMLNQKSLKYNYHEADLTVLEGVLARGDRKISSLIEEVYKNGAIYDSWSEHFKNDIWMKAFETCRLDADFYTVRERDLEEVFPWDFIDAGVSKEFLKREWQNAVSEKVTPNCRERCSGCGAMNFKGGVCYEVEN